In Nicotiana tabacum cultivar K326 chromosome 17, ASM71507v2, whole genome shotgun sequence, one DNA window encodes the following:
- the LOC142171887 gene encoding F-box/LRR-repeat protein At3g26922-like: MVKAGDVVKKGRTAKGEVKDMICELPNCLLASILSLLSIKDAVKTNVLSHRWKRLFMLIPNLVIDSPNIFSDDQDHQRFTLSSYKALEKERREFVMRVDQFMQLMHMEGIYVPLQWVSSCIVNFHLI; encoded by the exons ATGGTGAAGGCAGGCGACGTTGTCAAAAAAGGGAGGACA GCTAAGGGAGAAGTCAAGGATATGATCTGTGAACTTCCAAATTGCCTGCTAGCATCCATTCTCTCTCTTTTAAGCATAAAAGATGCAGTCAAAACTAACGTATTGTCTCACAGATGGAAACGTCTTTTCATGCTGATCCCCAACCTAGTAATTGACAGTCCTAATATTTTTAGTGATGATCAAGACCACCAGAGATTTACTCTTTCAAGTTATAAGGCTTTGGAGAAGGAAAGGCGTGAGTTTGTTATGCGTGTGGATCAATTCATGCAGCTAATGCACATGGAAGGCATATACGTTCCTTTACAGTGGGTTTCTTCATGCATAGTGAATTTTCATCTCATTTAG